In the genome of Nonlabens sp. MB-3u-79, one region contains:
- a CDS encoding DUF2975 domain-containing protein: protein MKISWLSLLRAIMTLIYFFTWMSAILAPIAFFVFADNEQTSFENFGVTIFNVHWTFYVVLSLSVIGYFLFLAMIFHLKKVAYRITPRRFIDNEIKNHFYKAGLFCVMGALLTKIPAVVYKYSTLVIVKNKKVLIKDASLQIGVSFDSVLVILAFGIFLIIISKIIDQSIQLKNENDLTI, encoded by the coding sequence ATGAAAATAAGTTGGCTTAGTTTACTCAGAGCAATCATGACTTTGATTTACTTTTTTACTTGGATGTCAGCGATATTAGCTCCGATTGCCTTTTTTGTATTTGCAGATAATGAGCAGACTTCCTTTGAAAATTTTGGAGTGACTATATTTAATGTTCATTGGACTTTTTATGTTGTTTTAAGTCTTTCTGTTATTGGTTATTTTCTCTTTCTAGCTATGATATTTCACTTGAAGAAAGTAGCTTATCGCATTACTCCTAGACGTTTTATTGATAACGAAATTAAAAATCATTTTTATAAAGCTGGATTATTTTGTGTTATGGGTGCTTTACTCACAAAAATTCCAGCTGTTGTTTACAAGTACTCAACATTAGTAATTGTAAAAAATAAGAAGGTCCTGATTAAAGATGCCTCATTACAAATAGGGGTTTCCTTTGATTCTGTTTTAGTGATTCTCGCTTTTGGGATCTTCTTGATTATAATTTCTAAAATTATCGACCAATCTATTCAACTTAAAAATGAAAACGATTTAACCATATAA
- a CDS encoding putative signal transducing protein produces MSKFRTVAVFAYPAEALAVKGRLESEEVEVFLKDEFTVAADPLISNAIGGVKMQVHKEDYIKAMGIIEQSNPDMLKHRVEYIKCPSCKKVDARDRRVIETARSLSEKMTAIGLSIFPFTNSFNYECKNCQTKFDVDE; encoded by the coding sequence ATGAGTAAATTTAGAACCGTGGCGGTATTTGCCTATCCTGCAGAAGCCCTAGCAGTAAAAGGACGATTAGAAAGTGAGGAGGTAGAAGTTTTTTTAAAAGACGAATTTACGGTGGCTGCAGATCCATTGATCTCTAATGCGATAGGTGGTGTGAAAATGCAAGTACACAAAGAAGATTATATAAAAGCGATGGGAATCATTGAACAGTCTAATCCAGATATGTTGAAACATCGAGTAGAATACATAAAATGCCCTAGTTGCAAGAAAGTGGATGCCAGGGATAGGCGAGTTATAGAAACGGCGCGCTCGTTATCTGAAAAAATGACAGCTATAGGCTTAAGTATTTTTCCATTCACAAATTCATTTAATTACGAGTGTAAAAACTGTCAAACTAAATTTGATGTAGATGAGTAA
- a CDS encoding helix-turn-helix domain-containing protein, whose product MPIYINLDVVLAQKGMKSNELADTVGITTANLSILKTGKAKAVRFTTLEAICEALECQPGDILEYRKEE is encoded by the coding sequence ATGCCTATATACATCAATCTGGACGTGGTACTCGCTCAAAAAGGCATGAAAAGCAATGAACTGGCAGACACTGTAGGAATCACGACCGCAAATCTTTCTATTCTTAAAACAGGAAAGGCAAAAGCGGTACGATTCACTACACTAGAAGCAATTTGTGAAGCTCTAGAATGCCAGCCTGGAGATATACTGGAATACAGAAAAGAGGAGTGA
- a CDS encoding aminotransferase class I/II-fold pyridoxal phosphate-dependent enzyme: MLPDKLQALLGMRHFSGSLRKLTVNKGLVDFASNDYLGFSKLPQSETYSSNGATGSRLISGHSELHDQVEAQIAQFHNTPAALLFNSGYDANIGLIPALTDRADLILFDRLVHASIRDGIQLSQAKSLKYRHNDLDHLEILLSKFSEEEERQVYVITESVFSMDGDMPDLEKLVALVKRFENAHLILDEAHALGVIGKKGAGLAQELDVENDIFARVVTFGKGLGCHGAAILGSEDLKEYLINYARSFIYTTALPEHSLRSIAYGYRTLSQSEDAVSRLIHNIALFNTLVVQNGLRLRFRESETAIQVCIIPKNDKVKKAASVLKENGYDVRAILSPTVSQGEERLRVCLHSFNTEKEMADLLKLLAKTLKNL, encoded by the coding sequence ATGCTTCCAGATAAACTACAAGCTCTTTTAGGTATGCGTCACTTCTCAGGAAGTTTGCGCAAACTCACTGTAAATAAAGGTCTTGTAGATTTTGCATCTAACGATTACCTGGGCTTTTCTAAATTGCCACAATCAGAAACTTATTCCTCTAATGGCGCTACGGGTAGCCGGCTTATTTCTGGACACAGTGAGCTACATGATCAGGTAGAAGCACAAATTGCCCAGTTTCACAATACGCCAGCGGCATTGTTGTTTAATTCTGGTTATGACGCAAACATAGGACTCATTCCTGCGTTAACAGACCGTGCCGATTTGATTCTTTTTGACCGGTTGGTTCATGCCAGTATACGCGACGGAATCCAGCTTTCTCAAGCTAAATCCCTAAAATACCGTCATAACGATTTAGATCATCTCGAGATTTTATTGTCTAAATTCAGTGAGGAAGAAGAACGCCAGGTGTATGTCATTACAGAGTCTGTTTTCTCTATGGATGGCGATATGCCGGACCTTGAGAAATTGGTAGCATTAGTAAAGCGATTTGAGAATGCGCACTTGATTTTGGATGAGGCCCATGCCTTGGGAGTTATAGGAAAAAAAGGTGCTGGTCTCGCCCAAGAACTGGATGTAGAAAATGACATTTTTGCTCGAGTGGTCACTTTTGGCAAAGGCTTGGGATGTCATGGCGCCGCTATTTTAGGAAGTGAAGATCTCAAGGAATATTTGATCAATTATGCCCGTAGTTTTATTTATACAACGGCGCTTCCAGAGCATTCGTTGCGATCTATTGCATATGGTTACCGCACTTTGAGTCAGAGTGAAGATGCCGTTTCTCGATTAATCCATAACATTGCACTCTTTAATACATTAGTGGTGCAAAATGGTTTGAGATTACGCTTTCGCGAAAGCGAGACCGCCATCCAAGTATGTATCATTCCAAAAAACGACAAAGTAAAAAAGGCAGCAAGTGTATTAAAAGAAAATGGCTATGATGTACGAGCCATTCTATCTCCTACAGTAAGTCAGGGAGAAGAGCGATTGCGAGTGTGTTTACACAGTTTTAATACAGAAAAAGAAATGGCAGACCTACTGAAACTGCTTGCCAAAACCCTAAAAAACCTATGA
- a CDS encoding ankyrin repeat domain-containing protein: protein MKKVLFILALILAGTASAQDLTREMTIALKNDSPTDLKVLVNDTNKNECLQAGTRKATLLQLAVQMGSSDVALYLITEAEVDVNKACNDNTPLMWAAKMGRADLVAQLLDAGADKSIQVDGNTALQLAMTNGNEAAIKLLK from the coding sequence ATGAAAAAAGTTCTTTTTATTCTCGCTCTTATCCTAGCAGGAACCGCAAGCGCTCAAGATTTAACTAGAGAAATGACTATTGCTCTAAAAAATGATAGCCCTACAGACCTTAAAGTTTTAGTTAACGACACCAACAAAAACGAATGCCTACAAGCTGGCACTAGGAAAGCAACTCTTCTGCAACTAGCTGTTCAAATGGGAAGCTCAGATGTTGCTCTATACCTTATCACTGAAGCTGAAGTAGATGTCAACAAAGCATGTAACGATAACACTCCATTAATGTGGGCAGCAAAAATGGGTCGTGCTGATCTAGTAGCTCAACTGTTAGATGCTGGAGCTGATAAATCTATTCAAGTAGACGGCAATACAGCACTTCAACTCGCGATGACCAATGGAAATGAAGCTGCGATTAAGTTGTTGAAATAA